The following coding sequences lie in one Silene latifolia isolate original U9 population chromosome 5, ASM4854445v1, whole genome shotgun sequence genomic window:
- the LOC141657229 gene encoding uncharacterized protein LOC141657229, with the protein MVPSIGSSETMSTDTEVEAFRRLYPLEFYERHFDKSIRPDARPLRHSRDTTVAFGAVSSANGSALVKIGSTTMLAAIKMEIMTPSVEAPDEGNIAIEFHMPPICSPIVRPGRPAEAAPVISKQLADTILSAGMIDLKELCLVSGKAAWMAYLDICCLDADGGLFDAALLSAAAAFSHLQIPVVSLNEEGRVFIVSEEEAGKSKKEVVNKEKRKLNLKSIPLSLTCILHKNYIIPDPTAEEESIIETSVTVVMDSSDQLVSLYKPGGQILGFSKAIQECVELTRQRVKELLRILEEAVSDMEVD; encoded by the exons ATGGTGCCGTCAATTGGGTCTTCTGAAACTATGTCTACTGATACTGAAGTTGAAGCCTTTCGTCGATTATATCCGCTTGAATTTTACGAACGCCATTTTGATAAATCCATTAGGCCTGATGCCCGCCCTCTTCGCCACTCTAGAGATACCACTGTCGCCTTTGGTGCTGTTTCTTCTGCTAATGGTTCCGCTCTCGTTAAAATCGGTTCCACT ACAATGTTGGCGGCGATAAAGATGGAGATTATGACTCCTTCAGTGGAGGCACCAGATGAGGGGAACATAG CAATTGAGTTTCATATGCCTCCTATTTGTTCTCCCATTGTTAGACCTGGCAGGCCGGCTGAGGCTGCTCCAGTTATATCTAAGCAGTTAGCTGACACCATTTTGAG TGCTGGGATGATAGATCTGAAAGAGCTGTGTTTGGTCAGTGGAAAAGCTGCTTGGATGGCCTATCTG GATATATGCTGTTTGGATGCCGACGGTGGTCTTTTTGACGCTGCATTACTTTCAGCGGCTGCTGCTTTTTCTCACT TGCAAATTCCAGTTGTTTCTTTAAACGAAGAAGGGAGAGTGTTTATTGTGTCAGAGGAAGAggcaggcaagtcaaagaaagaAGTTGTGAACAAAGAGAAAAGAAAACTGAATCTAAAAAGCATTCCCTTGTCACTCACGTGTATTCTACATAAGAATTACATAATACCAGACCCCACAGCTGAGGAGGAGTCTATCATTGAAACTTCAGTAACAGTGGTTATGGATTCATCTGATCAGCTCGTTTCTCTGTACAAGCCTGGCGGACAAATTCTAGGCTTCTCAAAAGCAATTCAG GAATGTGTAGAGCTAACCAGGCAGAGAGTGAAGGAACTGCTGCGGATCTTAGAGGAAGCCGTGTCTGATATGGAGGTTGACTAG
- the LOC141657231 gene encoding tRNA-uridine aminocarboxypropyltransferase A yields the protein MEELPLPAATEPNTIDCGRHRICNGGCGRPVSVCLCDKLPSQLIPTNTQIVVLQHPHELRQKLATVPLISKCLNDCRLIVGRRLRQGSCPLLDSLYHQPRPSLNAIFLFPGTNAMPSIDINQWKSSLADSCSERHVMIVFDGTWKHAKEMMTASLPFISKFATAVHFNCDYEVSGGSIYDSDLILKKEPFRGCMSTMEAVARALGILEPDGTRIEAALIDVLKSMVHLQSCYLKSIKPRVKLLKKGLEKSTTVDIG from the exons ATGGAAGAACTACCGCTACCGGCAGCAACAGAACCAAATACCATTGACTGCGGTCGTCATAGAATATGCAATGGCGGGTGCGGTAGGCCGGTCAGCGTATGCCTATGCGACAAATTACCATCACAGTTAATACCAACCAACACCCAAATTGTAGTACTGCAGCACCCCCATGAGCTCCGTCAGAAACTCGCTACTGTCCCTTTAATTTCCAAATGTCTCAACGACTGTCGCCTAATTGTTGGCCGTAGACTTCGACAAGGTTCTTGTCCCCTTCTCGATTCTCTCTACCATCAACCACGCCCATCACTTAATGCCATTTTCCTCTTCCCAG GTACAAATGCTATGCCTTCAATAGATATCAATCAGTGGAAATCATCACTGGCTGACTCATGTTCGGAGAGGCATGTGATGATTGTCTTTGATGGTACTTGGAAACATGCCAAGGAAATGATGACTGCGAGTCTTCCATTTATATCAAAGTTTGCAACAGCCGTACATTTTAATTGTGATTATGAGGTTAGTGGAGGGAGCATATACGATTCAGACCTCATTCTGAAGAAGGAACCGTTCAGAGGGTGCATGAGTACTATGGAAGCCGTTGCACGAGCTTTGGGAATCCTCGAGCCTGACGGAACTCGGATTGAAGCTGCATTAATTGACGTTTTGAAGTCAATGGTTCACCTACAATCCTGTTATCTAAAGAGTATAAAACCACGCGTGAAATTGTTGAAGAAAGGGCTTGAAAAGAGTACAACTGTAGATATCGGTTAA